From Choristoneura fumiferana chromosome 7, NRCan_CFum_1, whole genome shotgun sequence, the proteins below share one genomic window:
- the LOC141429446 gene encoding uncharacterized protein, producing MNKLLNLIFVAAAVACVYAAVGIYPAVPKPPGFADQEGCYLSKFNAVLPFNKPYFPTDDTSCEQYTCGTNGETQVYTCGLLAFSSNCHLVTDITLDYPKCCGDVVCDPESTTPPPAYETTEGTNEGGC from the exons ATGAACAAATTATTGAATCTCATTTTCGTGGCGGCAGCGGTCGCGTGTGTCTACGCCGCAGTTGGGATTTATCCTGCGGTACCAAAACCACCTGGATTCG cTGACCAAGAGGGTTGCTACCTGTCTAAATTTAACGCAGTTTTGCCTTTCAACAAACCTTATTTTCCGACTGATGATACATCATGTGAACAATACACCTGTGGGACGAACGGTGAAACACAAGTTTATAc atgcGGCCTTCTAGCATTCTCATCTAACTGCCATTTGGTGACAGACATAACCTTGGACTACCCTAAATGCTGCGGTGACGTCGTGTGCGATCCAGAGTCTACAACGCCACCACCTGCTTACGAAACCACTGAGGGCACTAACGAGGGAGGCTGCTag